Below is a genomic region from Cottoperca gobio chromosome 24, fCotGob3.1, whole genome shotgun sequence.
AAGGTCTTCACTTTTGCATACCTGAAAATACGCTATCAGTTGTCTTCTTGTCATTAAATCACCATGGTAACGGTAACTAGCCACAAGGTGCAACATACAAATATGTCATatgtaaaacaatgtttgttaaaacttacatgtgaataaaaaacaaaacagatttcaacatttaaatctaaaataaagcatatttcaaaaatacaaacaaacaaaaacattgtaaaataatagaaaaacaaTTATAGATGGTAATTATAGAAAGACattgtgttattgtgtcattttaatccATTCAGCattcaattaataataataataataattaataatatgtatttaatgtttaatgtatttatcaaatctatatttttgaagaaaaaaaaacatatttgaaaattaataaatacacttaCTTGTCTAATTCCATGTGATCCTGTCAAAAATGACTCAGTATCTCAAAACAgtgacttaatatctcaaaaataATGACAGTATCTCAACAAAACAAGGAgcttattttgagatactaagttaTTATAGTGACTTACATGATCTGTTTTTCATCACAGGGCAAGTTttcatcttttttgtttgtttacataaaattaaacaaactaaataactaataataagaataaatgcagaataaaatggtcatttaatttaaaggtGCATGAGTATTTTGTTTTCACCCTGTAAATTAGATAGGagtagtggtggaagaagtacttattattattaattgaatGCTGAATGGATTAAaattacacaataacacaatgtCTTTCTATAATTACCATCtataatttttttgtttgtttgcatgtttcaaatatgctttattttatttactacatTAAATGTACTCACACaagtttgaatgcaggacttttagtGCAGTATTCCTACGTTGtgaaaggatctgagtacttcttccaccactactCCTATCTAACTTACAGGGTGAAAACAAAATACTCATGCacctttaaattaaatgacCATTTTATTCTGCGGCAGTGTTTCTCCCCACGTCTTTACAAACACAGGCATCCTTGTTCCCGTCCACTCGAGCTACCCCGCGTCCCAAAACGCGCGCACCCCGAGCTGCCGGGCGGGACTTCCTTTCTCTTGCGGATGTGCTATTAAAGTGTGAGCAGAAAGGGCTTGGTCGGGGTGTCACTGGTGTATCTGTGCGACTCTGGACAGCAGATAACCGGGCTGacgacgctgctgctgctgccgctgaaGCCCCGTACATGAACCTCCTCCCCGGCTATGCTGCCCTGAGAGCGCAGAGAGTATCCGGCCCGCCAACATGTCTGATGTCAACAAGACTATTCAGAAATGGCACGCCAGTTTTAGCAAAGGCACAGACTTTGACTCGTGGGGACAATTAGTGGAGGCTATAGATGAGTACCACATGTAAGTTGCATTTAACATGTGTAACCTGCCTCTCCACACAGCTGGTTTATCGGCATGCTTCTTTTCCtcgccttttttttttacaatcctTACATGTGCAGGGAGATAACCGCATGTAGGAGACAGTGGGTGCATGGTGCTTCACAAGAAGTTCTAGCCTCTGAGCTGTCAGTCAGCTCCTCTCAGCAGTAAACAAACCCTACCCATCAATGACGTGATGTGGCAGTTGTTGCAGAGGCAGCACAgtcgcttgtgtgtgtgtgtgtgtgtgtgtagatgtgtgtgtgtgtgtggggggaggaTGTTGCATCCCAGATTCATTGACCAGCAGTTTGAGTTGAGGGAGAGTCCTTCCATAAAGCCTGTCTGTCATGGAAAAATCATCCCGAGCTGCGTACAGtgtgtttcattgtgtgtcATGCGGTGCAGAAATGGGGCCAATATTCCCTCCGAGTATTGAGACATAGTGAGCCACACCCTCTCATTGTTATGGGTGGGTTTTCCTCTGTTTAGTGAGGAATGTTTCTGCTATTCTTTAACGATATATATCTATTCTTTacaccttttttgtttgtttttaaagatgtgatTTGCTTTGTCAACTAATAGATATTTAATTTATCTGAAATtgcactaataataatataaaatctagatcctgacattttattttgttgaccGGAAGGGGGCGCAAATATACATAATTTAGCCACTTTACGTTACAAGTTTTACTGCAAAGCATTAACgcacttgtgtgtttttttattttttattttagtttagcGAGACAACTGCAAAAAGAGGTCCAGTCACCAAATTCATCAGACTTCACAGAGGAGCAGAAGGTGATCATTTGATATCTATTTACCTGTATGACATATATgcatattcataataataataattataataagtattttgtttttgttttaagaaaacTTTGGGAAAGATTGCAACATGCCTCGAGATGAGAAGTGCCAGTTTGCAGGTctgtatgaaatatgaaattaatttaaagagctttacagagagagatgaaaatcacaataAAATGATAATTATGAAGACCATTAAGTAAAATAGTGAATGTTTGATCAGCCAGCACTTAAGTTGGCTCTTaaattgaaatatttttatttagcctttaaagttaaatgttctGCAAATGTATGTCTCCCTATGTGATTGTCTAAACACTGATTCACATCCATCTCCACTCTGCCAGGAATATAACTGGTTGAGAAGAAGTAAAcccctaaaaatgtttttaattggaATTAATATTCTATTATTTAGCTAGAAACATCAGGTCATTTAAGTCTCCAAATTTCCAGAGGTGaatttataatttattgtattttaggAAGTTTTGTTGCTGTGACTTGAGTCGACAAAGAAATGGTATTTTTTGTTCTAAATTCCCTTTTTTCTCGCGATGTATTACATGTGTCTGCCCTTCTGTAGTGCACACAGTCAAAGGAGGACTTCAAGTTAGAAGAGCTGAAGAAACTGGAAGCCAGTAAGTGTAGCGACTGGGAGTTAAGCGTCTACTTATTAATCCTCCTGCCATGTCTGGGTATTCTGATCTTCCTCTTTTTGTCAACAGTAATTCAAAATATTCTGACCTTCAACAAAGAATTTCCCTATGATGTGCAGCCAGTGCCCTTAAGGTAAATATCCCCCACGAACCATCtcatgtttttactgttttgagTTTGTGACTTCCTGCGTCGGCTTTTAAAATCTGTAGATGATGCGATTTTAAAAACCTGCCGTTTCTCTCCTGTCAGGAAAATCCTCGCTCCAGGTGAAGAGGAGAacttggagctggaggaggaggaggaggatgctgCAGCAGGAGCAGGTTCTACAGAGGCGTTCCCCCCGCGAGCCCCCGGTACTATAACAGTTAATTAAACACAGCCACTGTTGGAGGGATGTTTGATTCTCTGTGTCATGTCGTCCTGTTTCGGAGGGCTTTTAGttgactgtgtgttttttgttttgtttctttctgtcgGTGCTGTGCATGGCTTCATCGCTCATTCCTGCCTGCTTCATTTGCAGCTTCGCAAGGTACGGCTTTTATCAACGAACGTCTGGATGTGTTCTCTCCTGCATGACGGACGTGTTT
It encodes:
- the aida gene encoding axin interactor, dorsalization-associated protein isoform X1 — protein: MSDVNKTIQKWHASFSKGTDFDSWGQLVEAIDEYHILARQLQKEVQSPNSSDFTEEQKKTLGKIATCLEMRSASLQCTQSKEDFKLEELKKLEAIIQNILTFNKEFPYDVQPVPLRKILAPGEEENLELEEEEEDAAAGAGSTEAFPPRAPASQGTLLPRLPSEPGMSLLTLKIEKIGLKDAGQCIDPYMTISIKDVNGVDVNPVQDTPVASRKEDTYIHFSVDVEIQRHVEKLPKGAAIFFEFKHYKPKKGFTSTKCFAFMEMDEIKPGPIVIELYKKPTDFKRKKLQLLTKKQLYLHLHQTLHKDS